In one Lysobacter alkalisoli genomic region, the following are encoded:
- a CDS encoding heavy metal-responsive transcriptional regulator produces the protein MKIGELSRRVALGIDTIRYYERQDLLPAPHRLASGYRDYSDDDVARLRFIRRAKALGFTLVEIRELLALSGRHEDDMGTLKAAATAKLDDVERRLAELTRMRDGLRKLVDACPGHGALQQCPILGALAGDDA, from the coding sequence ATGAAGATTGGAGAGCTATCAAGGCGCGTCGCACTCGGCATCGATACGATCCGCTACTACGAACGACAGGACCTGCTGCCGGCGCCGCACCGGCTGGCATCCGGCTACCGCGACTACTCGGACGATGACGTCGCCCGATTGCGGTTCATCCGACGGGCCAAGGCGCTGGGCTTCACCCTGGTCGAGATCCGCGAGCTGCTGGCCCTGTCCGGACGCCATGAGGACGACATGGGCACCCTGAAAGCCGCCGCCACGGCGAAGCTGGATGACGTCGAGCGGCGCTTGGCCGAACTGACGCGCATGCGTGACGGATTGCGGAAACTGGTCGACGCATGCCCCGGGCACGGTGCGTTGCAGCAATGCCCGATCCTTGGTGCCCTTGCGGGAGATGACGCATGA
- a CDS encoding CopL family metal-binding regulatory protein → MARAAPRSCIFAPAARPYCPARSIVRFAMSLTSHLLRLLLILAIGMNAWAAPKHGFAMTGAGAAHEMATTAADSHEGCGGMDAMAEEPQPDEGCCAGDACQCECIQAFTIAPGFRGLSWPLPSSAGDEPVLSAIADTRLSRLNRPPIC, encoded by the coding sequence ATGGCGCGCGCCGCCCCTCGATCTTGCATCTTTGCCCCCGCGGCGCGACCCTATTGCCCCGCCCGTTCCATCGTCCGCTTTGCGATGTCGCTGACTTCCCACCTGTTGCGCCTGTTGCTGATCCTCGCGATCGGTATGAACGCGTGGGCGGCGCCGAAGCATGGGTTCGCGATGACCGGCGCCGGCGCAGCCCATGAGATGGCCACAACGGCAGCCGACTCACACGAAGGCTGTGGCGGCATGGATGCCATGGCCGAGGAGCCACAGCCTGACGAAGGCTGCTGCGCGGGCGATGCCTGCCAATGTGAATGCATCCAGGCGTTCACCATCGCCCCCGGGTTCCGTGGCCTCTCCTGGCCGCTTCCATCATCCGCAGGTGACGAGCCCGTCCTGTCCGCGATCGCCGACACCCGCCTGTCCAGACTCAACCGGCCTCCAATCTGCTGA